From the genome of Geoglobus ahangari, one region includes:
- a CDS encoding DUF4350 domain-containing protein: MGSRTLAFVILIALTIPALLSSGCADKQEAKVVFDTQHRPIFSSFEKMKGVFTEKGLEVVEGGIDDLGDARAYILTGPAHRVYEREIVDFVKGGGVLVIMIHIPPTNLMPLLKAFGMSADTSPIEHNVVKAIPSVETELSRDVESIVLYGAFRVSNPVFVEDKSVIRLSGEEKGVVGMKRFGEGYVILIGDDAAFMDTYIDSADNLKFVENLAEFILKNGKG; the protein is encoded by the coding sequence ATGGGTTCAAGAACGCTCGCTTTCGTGATCCTGATCGCTCTCACAATCCCCGCCCTGCTCTCGTCCGGATGCGCGGACAAACAGGAGGCCAAGGTTGTTTTCGACACGCAGCACAGACCAATATTCTCGAGCTTCGAGAAGATGAAGGGCGTGTTCACAGAAAAGGGGCTGGAGGTTGTTGAAGGAGGTATTGACGATCTCGGAGATGCGAGGGCATACATCCTCACAGGGCCGGCGCACAGGGTTTACGAGAGGGAGATTGTGGACTTTGTGAAGGGTGGCGGGGTGCTGGTGATCATGATCCACATCCCTCCCACCAACCTGATGCCGCTGCTTAAGGCGTTCGGCATGAGCGCTGACACGAGCCCGATAGAGCACAACGTCGTTAAGGCCATCCCTTCTGTTGAAACCGAGCTATCCAGAGATGTGGAGAGCATAGTTCTTTACGGGGCGTTCAGAGTTAGCAATCCAGTTTTCGTTGAGGATAAGAGCGTCATCAGGCTCTCGGGCGAAGAGAAGGGAGTGGTGGGGATGAAGAGGTTTGGAGAAGGCTACGTGATACTCATAGGCGATGACGCTGCTTTCATGGACACATACATAGACAGCGCAGACAACCTGAAATTCGTTGAGAACCTCGCCGAGTTCATACTGAAGAATGGCAAAGGTTAA
- a CDS encoding pyrroline-5-carboxylate reductase family protein, with amino-acid sequence MKVAVIGAGNLGTAIIRNAVRNAEVIAVRRRKDLFPEIEGVEVVSEIEAAKDANIFVVTLKPSVFRKNMELIGSVAKGKPLISFAAGVKLEEMLRHIDNPFRAMTNLAIERRGVVACYPPETAEHLRFLEADFIFCEDERELEAMTSFLGSSPAILAKLINAFVLSAIHQGVGYDNARKAAISAFEAASYLYEKYGLEEVVRKVATPGGTTAEGLRKVVDAEKALIDSLIAASRRADEL; translated from the coding sequence ATGAAGGTTGCGGTAATAGGTGCTGGAAATCTGGGCACTGCCATTATCAGAAACGCTGTGAGGAACGCTGAAGTAATAGCGGTCAGGAGGAGGAAGGATCTGTTTCCCGAGATTGAGGGTGTTGAGGTGGTCTCTGAGATTGAGGCTGCGAAAGACGCGAACATATTCGTCGTCACCCTCAAGCCCTCCGTCTTCAGGAAGAACATGGAGCTAATCGGGAGCGTGGCGAAGGGCAAGCCGCTCATAAGCTTCGCTGCAGGGGTGAAGCTGGAGGAGATGCTCAGGCACATAGACAACCCCTTCAGGGCGATGACGAACCTTGCAATCGAGAGGAGAGGGGTGGTCGCCTGCTATCCTCCCGAAACCGCGGAGCACCTCAGGTTCCTTGAGGCTGACTTCATATTCTGCGAGGATGAGAGGGAGCTGGAGGCCATGACCTCCTTCCTCGGAAGCTCCCCGGCAATACTGGCCAAGCTGATAAACGCGTTTGTGCTTTCCGCGATTCATCAGGGGGTTGGCTACGACAACGCCAGAAAAGCAGCCATCTCAGCCTTCGAGGCAGCATCCTACCTCTACGAGAAGTACGGGCTTGAGGAGGTTGTGAGGAAGGTCGCTACGCCGGGTGGCACGACCGCTGAGGGTCTCAGGAAGGTTGTTGATGCTGAAAAGGCATTGATTGACTCTCTCATAGCTGCGAGCAGGAGGGCTGATGAACTTTGA
- a CDS encoding DMT family transporter has protein sequence MVILGIALALLSAICWGAGGVVFKLGLRNVSEYSGNLIRSSFAVLFLLPLVLVNGIEPLNLKLVLLLIFSTIFSFFIGDLLYFNALRNSPVSYALPLASTYPVFVAVMDNLLYGYAVTANVIAASLLTLLAVIALPKEGGKFTLKSLTALFASLSWAISIVTLDYLTDHLSPVTLAFLRLLLNSAMLYAMVRRFEVDRNTLVYMGLLGGLISVTGILSFVTSVSLIGSNMVSPISATSPVIGAMVGKVFLKEKLTLRHGIAMALVFTSVIVLSLQPR, from the coding sequence ATGGTGATTCTCGGCATAGCACTCGCTCTGCTTTCAGCCATCTGCTGGGGAGCCGGAGGTGTGGTTTTCAAGCTCGGACTGAGAAATGTTAGCGAGTACTCCGGAAACCTCATCAGGAGCTCGTTCGCGGTTCTCTTTCTCCTGCCTCTCGTGCTGGTGAACGGCATAGAGCCCCTCAACCTGAAGCTCGTCCTGCTGCTCATCTTCTCCACCATCTTTTCATTCTTCATAGGGGATCTGCTCTACTTCAACGCCCTCAGGAACTCCCCCGTCAGCTACGCCCTGCCGCTTGCCTCCACATATCCCGTCTTTGTGGCGGTGATGGACAACCTTCTTTACGGCTATGCTGTCACGGCCAACGTAATAGCAGCATCTCTCCTCACTCTCCTCGCGGTGATCGCACTTCCTAAGGAAGGCGGGAAGTTCACGCTGAAAAGCCTCACGGCCCTGTTCGCATCCCTCTCGTGGGCAATCTCCATAGTCACCCTCGACTACCTGACCGACCACCTCTCTCCGGTAACTCTCGCCTTTCTCAGGCTTTTGCTGAACTCGGCGATGCTGTACGCGATGGTCAGGAGGTTTGAGGTTGACAGGAACACCCTCGTCTACATGGGCCTGCTCGGGGGCCTGATCTCGGTCACGGGGATACTCTCCTTCGTGACGTCGGTGAGCCTGATAGGGAGCAACATGGTCTCGCCCATCTCCGCCACCTCCCCGGTAATAGGTGCGATGGTCGGAAAGGTATTTCTTAAGGAAAAGCTTACCCTCAGGCACGGGATTGCGATGGCGTTGGTCTTCACATCCGTCATCGTCCTCTCGCTACAGCCCCGATGA
- the speE gene encoding polyamine aminopropyltransferase: MTSRQSEGHDLNPEGSVAGMEWFEELYGNTGIKIRVREKMVDFHSRYQHIQVFDTYDFGKMLVLDGKIQLTERDEPFYHEMLVHVPMFSHPSPKKVLIVGGGDGGSLREVLKHDVDDVVVVELDEEVVRVSREFIGIDRGAFDDPRVTLLIEDGIEFVRNAGERFDVMIVDGTDPNPYSEHIISEEFYKMCRKISEIFATQSQSPFVQQDYFSTMLRNISRVMDVRVYVNFVPTYPLGLWSYMLHSPSFPDLEELRRRFEERKVEVVHYNPELHVASFALPEWLKMVVEKALKG; encoded by the coding sequence ATGACAAGTCGCCAATCTGAGGGGCATGATTTAAATCCTGAAGGGAGTGTGGCTGGCATGGAGTGGTTCGAGGAGCTCTACGGCAACACGGGGATAAAGATAAGGGTTCGTGAAAAGATGGTGGACTTCCACAGCAGATACCAGCACATTCAGGTCTTTGACACCTACGATTTTGGAAAGATGCTCGTTCTTGACGGCAAAATCCAGCTCACCGAGAGGGACGAGCCATTCTATCACGAAATGCTCGTTCACGTTCCCATGTTCTCACACCCAAGTCCGAAGAAGGTTCTGATTGTTGGAGGCGGAGATGGGGGTAGCCTGAGAGAGGTGCTGAAGCACGATGTTGACGATGTCGTGGTGGTGGAGCTGGACGAGGAGGTGGTCAGGGTTTCGAGAGAGTTCATCGGCATTGACCGCGGAGCCTTTGACGACCCTCGAGTGACCCTGCTGATCGAGGACGGGATAGAGTTTGTGAGGAATGCGGGAGAGAGGTTCGACGTTATGATCGTTGACGGCACCGACCCCAACCCCTACAGCGAGCACATAATCTCCGAGGAGTTTTACAAAATGTGCAGGAAGATTTCTGAGATCTTCGCCACCCAGAGCCAGTCCCCTTTCGTTCAGCAGGACTACTTCTCCACAATGCTCAGAAACATCTCGAGGGTTATGGACGTGAGGGTTTACGTGAACTTCGTTCCCACCTACCCTCTCGGCCTGTGGAGCTACATGCTCCACTCTCCCAGCTTCCCGGATCTGGAGGAGCTGAGAAGGAGGTTTGAGGAGAGGAAGGTGGAGGTCGTACACTACAACCCAGAACTGCACGTTGCAAGCTTCGCCCTGCCGGAATGGCTGAAAATGGTTGTGGAGAAAGCCTTGAAGGGCTAA
- a CDS encoding LolA family protein, giving the protein MRKTLPILLVTSLLLLMCAQEDERAIIENVEKRLESVNSYRIVGRINWSVGNESGSFEFRMYFVKPDRMRLEQNSSVIVVNGSERWMCDDRHVFHSNRGEDEAVDFFTHYLELMKRQEGRVSGYETVLGRNCVVIEFEKENTAEWVERVWVDRNEWYIVRAEVGAVLETPEGNVTAKQTVEVLEVEFNPDLSPSLFMPCGDARKAIYLS; this is encoded by the coding sequence ATGCGAAAAACTTTGCCCATCCTGCTCGTCACCTCCCTGCTCCTCCTCATGTGCGCTCAGGAGGATGAGAGAGCGATTATCGAGAACGTGGAGAAGAGGCTCGAGTCCGTTAATTCTTACAGGATCGTGGGGAGGATTAACTGGAGCGTGGGGAATGAGAGCGGCAGCTTCGAGTTCAGGATGTACTTCGTGAAGCCGGACAGGATGAGGCTGGAGCAGAACTCGTCCGTTATTGTCGTAAACGGCTCCGAGAGGTGGATGTGCGACGACAGGCACGTTTTTCACTCAAACAGGGGTGAAGATGAGGCGGTGGACTTCTTCACCCACTACCTCGAGCTGATGAAGCGGCAGGAGGGCAGGGTGTCTGGGTACGAGACCGTGCTCGGCAGAAACTGTGTTGTGATCGAGTTTGAAAAAGAAAATACTGCCGAATGGGTTGAGAGGGTCTGGGTGGACAGGAATGAGTGGTACATCGTGAGGGCTGAGGTGGGGGCGGTGCTTGAAACTCCTGAGGGCAACGTCACGGCCAAACAGACGGTCGAGGTGCTTGAGGTTGAGTTCAATCCCGATCTCAGCCCATCCCTCTTCATGCCGTGCGGCGATGCAAGGAAAGCGATATATCTCTCCTGA
- a CDS encoding nascent polypeptide-associated complex protein, giving the protein MMPMNPKQMKKMMKQMGIEMDEVEAEEVIIVTKGEEWVFKNPSVVRITAKGVETFQISGNYEVRERIVISDEDVELVAEQAGVSREEARKALEEAKGDIAEALMKLTEE; this is encoded by the coding sequence ATGATGCCGATGAACCCCAAGCAGATGAAGAAGATGATGAAGCAGATGGGTATAGAGATGGACGAAGTGGAGGCCGAGGAGGTCATCATAGTCACGAAGGGGGAGGAGTGGGTCTTCAAAAACCCGTCAGTTGTGAGGATAACCGCTAAAGGAGTTGAGACGTTCCAGATATCCGGGAACTACGAGGTCAGGGAGAGGATCGTCATAAGCGATGAAGACGTTGAGCTCGTTGCGGAGCAGGCTGGAGTTAGCAGGGAAGAGGCAAGGAAGGCTCTGGAGGAGGCGAAGGGAGACATAGCAGAGGCTCTGATGAAGCTCACGGAAGAATGA
- a CDS encoding HDIG domain-containing metalloprotein, translated as MSELELLKKYVKDEKLIKHCLATAAVMRGIARELGEDEDLWWRIGILHDIDYELVGEDMERHGEVGAEILRKEGYGEIADVVARHNHMRHGMNYEEPVEVALQAADSVSGLIIACALVKGGKITEVTPKTVKKKFKEKSFAAGCDRDRIRLIEKLMPLEKLYEVGIKSLQEIKDDLGLS; from the coding sequence TTGAGCGAACTCGAGCTTCTGAAGAAGTACGTTAAGGACGAGAAGCTGATAAAGCACTGCCTCGCCACTGCGGCGGTGATGAGGGGCATAGCGAGGGAGCTTGGGGAGGACGAAGACTTGTGGTGGAGGATCGGGATTCTGCACGACATCGACTACGAGCTTGTTGGGGAGGACATGGAGAGGCACGGCGAGGTTGGGGCTGAGATACTCAGGAAGGAGGGTTACGGGGAGATTGCAGACGTTGTTGCGAGGCACAACCACATGAGACACGGGATGAATTACGAGGAACCGGTTGAGGTGGCTTTGCAGGCTGCGGACAGTGTTTCCGGCCTGATCATAGCCTGCGCCCTCGTCAAGGGCGGGAAGATCACCGAGGTGACTCCAAAGACTGTGAAGAAGAAGTTCAAGGAGAAGAGCTTTGCAGCTGGTTGCGACAGGGACAGGATAAGGCTGATTGAGAAGCTAATGCCGCTGGAGAAGCTCTACGAGGTTGGAATAAAAAGTTTGCAGGAGATAAAGGACGACCTCGGCCTCAGCTAA
- a CDS encoding tRNA (adenine-N1)-methyltransferase, with product MRPPVVLKSGRNFYLVNEFEGELHTHKGIVRLDELKEKRYGDSVTSHLGVEFKILPFSAADFFRLFRKKATPVMPKDIGMIIAHTGLQPDSLILDAGTGSGVTAAYFAYFNKYGEVVTVEKRPEFAEVARENFRMAGLKNIHQIVGDAVEVAEGFKREFDLVFLDMKNDVEMVPVAYRILREAGFLAVYNPYIEQTKAVYERMLEVGFRDVESFELIKVNLEFRRVGTRPFTDIFHTGFIVVGRKI from the coding sequence ATGAGACCTCCGGTAGTTCTGAAGAGCGGGAGGAACTTCTACCTCGTGAACGAGTTCGAGGGAGAGCTCCACACCCACAAGGGGATAGTCAGGCTCGACGAGCTAAAAGAGAAGAGGTACGGCGATTCTGTCACAAGCCATCTCGGCGTGGAGTTCAAGATCCTCCCCTTCAGCGCTGCAGACTTCTTCAGGCTCTTCAGGAAGAAGGCCACACCCGTGATGCCCAAGGACATAGGGATGATTATCGCGCACACCGGCCTGCAGCCCGACTCTCTCATCCTCGACGCAGGAACTGGGAGTGGAGTTACAGCAGCCTACTTCGCATACTTCAACAAGTACGGAGAGGTTGTAACAGTGGAGAAGAGACCCGAGTTCGCTGAGGTTGCGAGGGAGAACTTCAGGATGGCTGGTTTGAAGAACATTCACCAGATTGTCGGGGATGCGGTTGAGGTGGCCGAGGGCTTTAAGAGGGAGTTCGACCTCGTGTTTCTGGACATGAAGAACGACGTGGAGATGGTGCCCGTTGCCTACAGAATTCTGAGAGAAGCGGGCTTTCTTGCGGTCTACAACCCCTACATCGAACAGACCAAGGCTGTCTACGAGAGGATGCTCGAGGTGGGGTTCAGAGACGTTGAGAGCTTCGAGCTGATAAAGGTGAACCTCGAGTTCAGGAGGGTCGGGACGAGGCCCTTCACAGACATATTCCACACGGGCTTCATTGTCGTGGGCAGGAAGATTTAG